TTTGCATTCCGTTTTGGCTTTTTCGGCTTTTTTTGCTGAGCAGCCGCAGCCGGAACAGGCAAATGCGGAACTTCCGGCCATCATTAATGTGAGTACTGCAACGGTCATTACTTTTTTCATGGGTTTACTCCTTTGGGTTAGTTACCGATTTTAATTGTTTCCAATGTTCGGAATGTGACATCCGACCTTACTTTTTTCACATAATTTTTTCATCATCAATACGGATGGCCGTTGCCACCAGTACGCGCTCACCATTCTCCTGTATGATGCTGCCTTCGATGTCTACCTGCGAAGCCAGTTTGCAGAAATGTTTGCTGTATTTCCGCAGGTGAGGATCTTGTTGCAGCGGAATAATCTGTTCCTCGCCGTTGTCATCCTTAAAGCGGACCGCCTGTCTGCAGCGGCCTTCGCGCTTGAGTGTACAGTGCATACAGACACATTTTCCCTGAATATGCACATGTGCGGCTTCCGCGGTGGAGACCAGTCCGGTATCGATATCGGACGGACTGATAAAATAGCCCAGGGAAAGCAGGATCACTGCAACGGCGGCTATGGCGAGCAGCGGCTTCCACCGGATTCGGGATTTATGTTCTTTTAACTGGGAGGTCACGGATGATTCAAATGCTGATGCATCGTTCTCTGCCCGCAGGCGGGTGTGAAGTCCGGCCAGAAAAGCTGTTGCCGAGCGTTCCGGCGCATGTTCCTGCGACCAGGTTTCCCAGATCAGCAGTTCCTGTCGGAATTTCCCGGCCAGTTCCCGGTCCGATTTCAGCAGTTCCGCGAGTTCATGCAATTCGTTTTCCGCGGGGTCTCCATCCAGATAGAGGGAGAGCAGTTCCTGGTATCGTGCTGTCATGCGGGATCTCCGACAGCTTGTTTCATACATTTTCGAACGGCCGTTCGGATGCGTTGCAGCTGTTTGCGTATGGCCGCTGCCGAGGAGGAAAATTCAGCAGCCAGTTCTTTGCACTGCCGCCCCTCTTCGTATCGGCAGCGTAGCAACTCACGTTGGGGTTCGCCCAGTTTCCCGACACAGTTTTTCATGGTGTTAACCACGCGTTCGCGATTCGGTTCGGGTTCATGTTTTTCAATGCCGAGGCTCAGCAGCACATCGGTGATACCCTCATGCATAATACGGTGTCGCCGGGCGGTTTTCGTCCGCTCACCCATCACCTGCCGCCGGGCAATGCCGCGCAGCCATTTCCCGAAATCCTCTGTCTTCCGGAATTCAGCCTGTTTCCTGAAGGCCACAATAAACACCTCCTGCGCCATATCATCCACCCAGGCTTCATCTACGCCCAGTGCACGGATAAAGGCCCGGAGCCCGGCATGGTGCTCGCGGACGAGATGATCAAAATTCAGCATGTCATCGTCTCTCATATGCCCATTATTGGCGTCAGAATCGGAAACGTGACAGTTTTTATCGCATTTATTTCCGTTCTTCGGGAAATGCTTTAAATGCCTGGGCGGACAGGAAGTGCAGGCCGTTTGTGATCAGAACAGTGCCTTCCACTAAAACGGGCGTGGGGCCGTTGCAGAAATAGTCGAGGTTCATGTTCAGGTTTGGATTGTACCGGAGCAGGATCACCTTTTCCTCGTTGCCGTCGCTGTGGTAACGGATCGCACGGTGATGCTGGTCGCTGAGTCCGAGCGTGCATTTAATACAGATGCATTCGCCGTGTGCGGTCAGATGGTTTTCTTCCAATGCCCGGAAAACAGGCGGCGTTTCGGCGGCGTCCGTTCCGGGCTCCGCCGCCATGTTCAGGATCGAGGCGAGAATCATGAAAAGTGCACCGATAGCCGCGACGGCAAAGATTGGCCGCAGGAACGGATTTCCGCGCTGCTTGAGCTCTCTTGTGATGGAAAGTTCGAAATCGCTATTGTTCTTCTGCTGCTCTTTTCTGCCCATGTAAGCCGGTCTCCAACATTCGAAACCGCATTTTGGAGATCGTTTGTCCGAACGTCAATTTCTGCGCATCACCAATCCGCCGATAAGCGCGGTGAACGGAGCGACAGTGACGAGGCCGAAGCTGCCGACCATGGTATTCAGTACTTCGGCTGCGACATAGTTGAGGTTGAAAATCTGGATGGGCGGGATGTCCTGGCTGATGAAAAGCATGAACATGAATATGTAGGAACTCGAATAGGCCAGCAAAAGTGTGGTGGTCATGGTGCCGATCACGGAGCGGCCGACCCGCAGGCCGGAACGGATGTGTTCGATAACGTGAATTTCGGGATGTTTCCGTTTCACCTCTTCCATCGATGCGGCGATATCCATGGCCAGGTCCATGACGGCTCCGGATGCGGCGAGGAAAATACCGGCGATGAAAATAGGCGTGAGCTGCAGGTGTGCGAATCCGCCGTGCAGCAGGTTTTCCGCATAGGGGCGCACCGCGCCGTGAATGTGAAAAAGACGGCCGAACACCACGGCTAAACCGGCGGTGAGCGCCAGGCCGAGAAAGGCGCCGGCAAAGGTGACAAATCCTTTTCGGGTGAGTCCGCCGACCAGAAAGCTGATGGAGGCGGTCAGCCCGGCGACCACGCCGAGCGCAACCCAGATGGGATCAAAACCTTTAAGAAACATCGGCAGCATGATTTTCCAGATCATGAGTGTGGCGAAAGCAAAAGAGAGAATGGCTTTGAATCCGGTGAGGCCTGCCACGGCAATTAATGCCAGAGCAAAGAGGGAAATCAGGGTAATTTCCAGATGGATGCGATAGTGGCCGCGTGCGGTGCCGAGGCCCGGGGTTTGGTCGGGGTTCAGAAAATACTGCACGAGCAGTTCGTCGCCGTCTGCGTAGACTTCATCCCGTTCCAGCACACCGAAGAGCTGGTTCTGGACTTCGATGATCTGACCATTGTGCGGACCGCCCAGCAGCCGGACTTCCAGGTGCTGGAACCCGGTATGAACCACGCCGAACACTTCGATGTCTGCGTTATCGGTTGCAAGCACGACGCCCCGGTGGCGGTAGATTTCACGTTCTGTTTTTCCATTGTATTCAAACCCGGTTTTAATCTGGGTGAGGATCAGGCACAGGAGGGTGAAAAAAAGGATAATGATCAGGTCTTTCTGCGTGGATGGATTTTTAAATTTCATAATTTTCCAGCGGTTGGAAATGTAAAAAGGGCAGGGTGCCGTCGGCACCCTGCCTGATTGAGACGGAATTACGGACGGCGGTTTAGTAGGCAAGGCCTCCGCCGGTATAATCCGGATCCTGGACCGGGAGGGCCGGTGTGCGCATGGCCTGGCCCAGGAATTTGGCAATGTCGGTGTTGTCGTAGAAGCCGTTGAAGCGGTAGGCATCGAAGCCGACGGCCATCACCGGAACCGGAACCGGAACTGCAGTATGTGAAGTCGAGGCCCAATACAGGCCGGATTCCTGATTCAGGATGTGGGTGCAGGTGACGGCAATGGCTTTATAGCCGCCGTAAATGGTGTAGTCCACATCGGTGTACCCATTGAGGTCATATCCACTGGCGCGGCTGTCCGCTTTCACGCCGCCGAGTTCCCGGTCGTAGGCGGCTTCGAGCTGCTCCTGCTGATATTCCGAGAGATCCGTCCAGACGAGACCGAAACAGTTGGAGATGATGTCCATCATATCGGCGTCGATGTTGCTGGTTTCGGCATCGACCCAGGTGTGGCTGCTTTTGTAGTCGCCCATGATCTGGCGGTTGAACAGATCGTAAGAGATGGTCTGGGCTTCGAGCGTTTCGAACGCCGTTTCGTATTTTGTTCCGGTATACCCGATGCTCATACCCCCGGTTTCATGGTCACCGGTTACGACGATCAGGGTTTCGGCCGGATGCTCATTGTAGAACGCGAGCGCTTCGCCGACGGCATCGTCGAAGGCGATGGTGTCGGTGATGTTTGCTTTGGCATCGTTGGCGTGGCCGGCCCAGTCGATCTTTCCGCCTTCAACCGAAATGAAGAAGCCGTCCGGGTCATTCTGCAGTCGGTTGATCGCCGCCGCGGTAACTTCGGCCAGCGTGAAGTTTTCCGGCGGTGAATCCATGTGGTACGGCATGGCATTGGAATCGTAGGAGGTGGCCACAGAGCAAACCACTTTTCCGGAAACATGTTCCAGATCTTCGATGCTGCTCACAAACGTGTAGTCGTTGTTAGCAAACGCTTCACTTACAGCGATGCCGCCGGCGTTGTCCGTGCTGCTCATGTAACGGAATTGTCCGCCACCGAAGAACTCGAATCCGCTCAGGGCGGCCTGATAACCGATTTCGGTGTAGTTGTTGCGGCTGTTTACTTTGGCATAATACGAGGCCGGGGTGGC
This region of Pontiella agarivorans genomic DNA includes:
- a CDS encoding alkaline phosphatase translates to MKSMFIKGAAAGCALATLFTAASVDARPSRASNGAKYVFFFLGDGMASVQMQAAEAYKASLMEGGEDDPTNLKAGTLNMNLLPISGMATTYSDTRLITDSAAGTAFACGVKTAAGIIGLNTDRNIAYKSVAELAHEQGKSVGIISSVSLPHATPASYYAKVNSRNNYTEIGYQAALSGFEFFGGGQFRYMSSTDNAGGIAVSEAFANNDYTFVSSIEDLEHVSGKVVCSVATSYDSNAMPYHMDSPPENFTLAEVTAAAINRLQNDPDGFFISVEGGKIDWAGHANDAKANITDTIAFDDAVGEALAFYNEHPAETLIVVTGDHETGGMSIGYTGTKYETAFETLEAQTISYDLFNRQIMGDYKSSHTWVDAETSNIDADMMDIISNCFGLVWTDLSEYQQEQLEAAYDRELGGVKADSRASGYDLNGYTDVDYTIYGGYKAIAVTCTHILNQESGLYWASTSHTAVPVPVPVMAVGFDAYRFNGFYDNTDIAKFLGQAMRTPALPVQDPDYTGGGLAY
- a CDS encoding YibE/F family protein — encoded protein: MKFKNPSTQKDLIIILFFTLLCLILTQIKTGFEYNGKTEREIYRHRGVVLATDNADIEVFGVVHTGFQHLEVRLLGGPHNGQIIEVQNQLFGVLERDEVYADGDELLVQYFLNPDQTPGLGTARGHYRIHLEITLISLFALALIAVAGLTGFKAILSFAFATLMIWKIMLPMFLKGFDPIWVALGVVAGLTASISFLVGGLTRKGFVTFAGAFLGLALTAGLAVVFGRLFHIHGAVRPYAENLLHGGFAHLQLTPIFIAGIFLAASGAVMDLAMDIAASMEEVKRKHPEIHVIEHIRSGLRVGRSVIGTMTTTLLLAYSSSYIFMFMLFISQDIPPIQIFNLNYVAAEVLNTMVGSFGLVTVAPFTALIGGLVMRRN
- a CDS encoding sigma-70 family RNA polymerase sigma factor, with product MLNFDHLVREHHAGLRAFIRALGVDEAWVDDMAQEVFIVAFRKQAEFRKTEDFGKWLRGIARRQVMGERTKTARRHRIMHEGITDVLLSLGIEKHEPEPNRERVVNTMKNCVGKLGEPQRELLRCRYEEGRQCKELAAEFSSSAAAIRKQLQRIRTAVRKCMKQAVGDPA